From Zea mays cultivar B73 chromosome 3, Zm-B73-REFERENCE-NAM-5.0, whole genome shotgun sequence:
GTGGAATACAGTACATGTTCTGGGCCAAAGTATAGGAACACATAAAGAAAGAAATCCTCAAAACCGGCCAGCACAAGTGAACGACTCCTCAAAATAACCAACGCAACCAGAATAGAATGAGAACTACGAATTGAAGCCGGGCTCCAATTGTCTAGACTCAGATGCACTGCTTTTTTTTGCGACAGGAAACGGTCAGTGCAGAAAGGTATAGGTGCAAATCGAAGCGAAAACAACCAGTACAGCCAAATGTCTTATACATGTATGAACAtcaagagacaataagagcataATGCAATGCGGCATAAATAAAATAGATCAAACTCAAATCGACCTGGAAACGATGCCCTCTGTATGTCAGGGAAGATGAGGGTCTCCTCCATCCTGGCGTGCTCCAGCATCACCTCCATTGCGTCCCCGTACCACTTGCCGAGCCTCCTCACCTCAGCGCCCTCCACAACGTTCCTCCCCTTGCCCGACTTCTTCCCTTTCTTAACCATCTCCGCCACCTTCGCCGCCACGCCCTCGAGGTGCCGCTCCGCGCTGCGGTGCTGCAGCCGCACCAGCTCGGCGACCTCCGCCGCGGCCGCGGCCGACGGCGACGCCGCGCGGGGCCTCTCCGGCGGCGCGACGCGCGGCTTGCCCTCGAACCGCGCGTCCACCAGGCGCAGCAGCTCGTCGGCGGTGCCGCAGACCTCCGGGTCGGCGGCGGAGAGGCGGAGCACGGGGCGGCCCAGCGGGGCCGCCTCGGAGGGCGTGAAGTGGAGGGGCGCCGCCGCCTTGTAGAGGAGCGAGACGCGGAGGCGCCACGCGACGGGGCACCCGTCGGAGCCGTAAACGCGCACGACGCCGGCGTCCTCGGCGTCCACCGCGGCGGCGGAGACGGAGGGAGATCTGGCCAGCGCGTAGGAGGAGACGGAGATGGAGTTGACCGTCACGGTGGGCGCGGACACGGTGCTGCCGAGCGGCGGCGAGTCCGGCTCCGTCGGGCGGCGGCGACGCGGGGACGGGGAGCAATTGCCCATGCGAAGTGAGTGGGACCACGCACTGAGAAGGGTTTGGGAGTGTTTGTGGTTGTGGGTGGGACTTGGGAGGTGCGAGGTGGGGAGGCACGGCGTGCACTGGGAGCGCGGGGGAGCTTGCGTGGGAGGTGGAGGAGGTAGTCAGAGGAGCGGGCGAGGTTGGCGGAAGAGATGgtggggccgggccggccggcctTTATGCTCTTGTGGCCGGATTTTGTTAAGGATGTTGACCTGATCTGGAAGATTTGTTTAGCAGTAGTGGTATTAATTACTGTCGCGCTGACGTCTGACTCATGGACACAACAGATTTGAGATTTGTGAGAAACTGAGAAAATAGTTCCCTCTGTCGTTAAAAAATAGAGTTTTAGGTGTAGAACCAGTCAAACGTTATCAAATTTAACAACATTTATAGAAAACAGTATTGATATTTATATCTTCAAATAAGTTTACTGTATAAAGATGTTTTATAACTAATTTAATAATATTTACCTAATATTATAAGTgactttttctaaatgattttggtggttgaattgcccaacacaaataattggactaactagtttgctatagtCATACattctacatgtgccaaaggttcaacacaaaccaatcaaaagaacaagttagacttcaaaagaaaggagcaaaaaggaaaccgaagtgtgccctggtctggcgcactggactgtccggtgggccaccagacaatgtccgatgcaccagggtgaatcagctcaaactcctcagcttcgggtttcccaggcgcagctccgctataattcaccggaatgtccggtgtgccatcggactgtccggtgcaccagcggagcaacgactatctgcgcgcaacggtcgactctgacagtgaacagtgcagcacagtacacacggtagaagtcagagcagcaggtcagaggggcaccggactgtccggtggagcaccagactgtccggtgccacatgaggacaaagcctccaacgatcggccagctccaagccctaacgacagagtgacgtggcggcgcaccggacactgtccggtgcgcccatcgccagcagccttctccaacggctacaatttggttggtggctataaataccaccccaaccgcccacttcaaggtgtggaagcccaagcaacattccaagtcatctagttgacatattcaagccctctcaaccacctctattcattgatccatccaatacacaagatttagaccactacaatcaacacaagtgccacaaaaagagagcaagcaagagagggcta
This genomic window contains:
- the LOC103650976 gene encoding uncharacterized protein, whose product is MGNCSPSPRRRRPTEPDSPPLGSTVSAPTVTVNSISVSSYALARSPSVSAAAVDAEDAGVVRVYGSDGCPVAWRLRVSLLYKAAAPLHFTPSEAAPLGRPVLRLSAADPEVCGTADELLRLVDARFEGKPRVAPPERPRAASPSAAAAAEVAELVRLQHRSAERHLEGVAAKVAEMVKKGKKSGKGRNVVEGAEVRRLGKWYGDAMEVMLEHARMEETLIFPDIQRASFPGVCDKVNEQHGRHLPMMNGIKEDIKTLLTLELGSPLFHEVVVNLSVRLKALQDHTKEHFKEEESDLLPRLEQVRRMQREEGKVSDKSSSAWASEAVATMEMTHSKLFPFFMTGLLPQEAMQYLDLVCRCTKNTRHLVSMLRSLAERLEDANPSIIHNNPTKLYEHLLVKSP